A single window of Nicotiana tomentosiformis chromosome 1, ASM39032v3, whole genome shotgun sequence DNA harbors:
- the LOC104101882 gene encoding protein STICHEL isoform X2, with translation MSSEMRSRGGGGGGNGGVVGNNGFDPSNLHLKKELTQIKKAARVLRDPGTSSSWRSPLNSARSVAAAEARKHHYFHHHKGGSTLTKHQSVDAKDTIFEQVERNGTNNGKEKEREKKVFLHNWRSQKSESERSRKLGDEEDIGNGNENENGSSSTPEESVEDSLSDARHGGGGNDSKSDTYVSDRYASMILKCKDTNFMPSIRRNMKKKSIRSNYSNAILRHQSEKLQQQIVPSNRISRRAPAGLGIGRDDSTSLVDQSDDTEDYYNSEEIRRISAASPLLAKLRNRNRAHWSSKLRNSGREDSSYTYSTPALSTSSYNRYAVRNPSTVGSWDATTVSLNDGDDEVDDQLDLPGRQGCGIPCWSRRSTPKYRGGGGSCYSPSFSDTLRRKGSSILCGSQTMYQRRRRGSSLGYTKRRHSSRNAAQGLIPLLTNGDGQGLSSIGTGHSDDELSTNFGELDLEALSRLDGKRWSTSCRSQDGLELVALNGEDGEEGSPENIRSLSQKYRPMFFEELIGQNIVVQSLVNAISRGRIAPVYLFQGPRGTGKTSTARIFAAALNCLATEETKPCGVCRECADFMSGKCKNLREVDGTNKKGIDNVKYLLKNLTASQQSSSLGFKVFVVDECHLLPSKTWLAFLKFLEEPPSRVVFIFVTTDLDNVPRAVLSRCQKYLFNKIRDGDIVLRLKKISSDEDLDVESEALDLIALNADGSLRDAETMLDQLSLLGKRITTSLVNDLIGVVSDEKLLELLELAMSSDTAETVKRARELLDSGVDPIVLMSQLATLIMDIIAGTHPIVDARQTDTSGGKSCGFVAHIAFRDSKVKIRAERFLSSITNSFENILRSNVEVRLVLLPDGETSDDSGKPITLTDPVGMKQMGPPNLVKKETTVCSSQEPLQVSRGSFNDSESKMAETFESASGNAETSSSKDRISEIPVQRIESIIREQRLETAWLQAMEKGTPGSMSRLKPERNQVLPQDGAYHNNQLESINSRDLPSQHWHDDLNEEIRSLKMIDGKAIQKDQTSKKGDNYPISPSLLHNGIYAANFSKESMGYESGSGAGGCFCWNNTRPHRRGKVKQGTPVRPPKGGRFLWFGECAKSRRTESRLRR, from the exons ATGTCATCGGAAATGCGCAGCCGTGGTGGCGGTGGCGGTGGCAATGGTGGGGTTGTTGGTAATAATGGGTTTGATCCAAGTAATCTTCATTTGAAGAAAGAATTGACCCAAATCAAGAAAGCTGCTAGAGTGTTGAGAGATCCAGGAACCAGCTCTTCTTGGCGTTCACCACTTAACTCTGCTAGATCTGTAGCTGCTGCTGAAGCGAGAAAGCACCATTATTTTCATCATCACAAGGGTGGTAGTACTCTTACTAAGCATCAATCGGTTGATGCTAAAGATACTATCTTTGAGCAAGTTGAGAGAAATGGCACTAACAATGggaaagagaaagagagagagaaaaaagtgTTTCTACATAATTGGAGGTCTCAAAAGTCTGAGAGTGAAAGGAGTAGAAAACTAGGTGATGAGGAAGATATTGGAAATGGCAATGAGAATGAGAATGGGTCTTCTTCAACTCCAGAGGAGAGTGTGGAAGATAGTTTGAGCGATGCGCGCCATGGCGGCGGTGGCAATGATTCCAAGAGTGATACTTATGTAAGTGATAGGTATGCTTCAATGATTTTAAAGTGTAAAGATACTAACTTTATGCCATCTATTAGACGGAACATGAAGAAAAAATCAATTAGAAGTAATTATTCTAATGCCATTCTAAGACATCAAAGTGAAAAGTTGCAGCAGCAAATTGTTCCTAGTAATAGGATTTCTAGAAGAGCACCCGCGGGTTTAGGTATAGGGAGGGACGATTCCACGAGTCTGGTTGATCAATCTGATGATACTGAGGATTATTATAATTCCGAGGAGATAAGGAGGATCTCTGCAGCTTCACCATTGCTTGCTAAGCTTAGGAATAGGAATCGTGCTCATTGGTCGTCTAAGTTGAGAAATAGTGGGAGAGAGGATTCATCTTATACATATAGCACCCCTGCCTTGTCTACAAGTTCGTACAATAGATATGCTGTTAGAAATCCAAGTACCGTTGGGTCATGGGATGCCACAACAGTGTCCCTCAATGATGGGGATGATGAGGTGGACGATCAGCTTGATTTGCCTGGTCGACAGGGGTGTGGGATTCCTTGTTGGTCCAGGAGGTCAACACCAAAATATAGGGGTGGGGGTGGGAGTTGTTATTCACCGTCCTTTTCTGATACTTTGAGGAGGAAAGGAAGCAGCATTCTATGTGGAAGTCAAACTATGTATCAAAGGAGACGCCGCGGATCTTCTTTAGGGTACACCAAGAGGAGACACAGTTCGAGGAATGCTGCTCAAGGCCTAATTCCATTGCTAACCAATGGTGATGGACAGGGATTGTCCTCAATAGGAACTGGACACAGTGATGATGAGCTCTCCACAAACTTTGGGGAACTTGATCTGGAGGCATTAAGTAGGTTGGACGGGAAGAGATGGTCTACAAGCTGCAGAAGTCAAGATGGACTAGAACTGGTGGCACTGAATGGAGAAGATGGAGAAGAGGGCTCCCCGGAAAATATCAGAAGCCTGAGCCAGAAGTACAGGCCAATGTTTTTCGAGGAATTAATTGGGCAGAATATTGTTGTTCAGTCCCTAGTGAATGCAATCTCCAGGGGACGAATTGCCCCTGTTTATCTTTTCCAAGGCCCACGAGGAACTGGTAAGACATCAACAGCAAGAATTTTTGCTGCTGCTTTAAATTGCCTTGCCACAGAAGAAACTAAACCCTGTGGAGTCTGCAGAGAATGCGCAGATTTCATGTCTGGGAAATGTAAGAATCTTAGAGAAGTTGACGGGACGAACAAAAAAGGAATTGATAATGTTAAGTATCTTCTAAAGAATCTGACAGCAAGTCAGCAATCATCTTCTTTAGGATTCAAGGTTTTTGTTGTTGATGAATGTCACTTGCTGCCTTCAAAGACATGGCTAGCATTTCTGAAGTTCCTTGAAGAACCACCATCACGGGTTGTCTTCATTTTTGTGACTACTGATCTTGACAATGTGCCGCGTGCTGTATTGTCTCGGTGCCAGAAGTACCTCTTCAATAAAATCAGGGATGGTGATATTGTACTCAGATTGAAGAAGATTTCTTCGGATGAGGATTTGGATGTGGAGTCAGAAGCATTAGATTTGATTGCTTTGAATGCAGATGGATCACTTCGAGATGCAGAAACCATGTTAGACCAGTTGAGTTTGTTGGGGAAACGAATCACTACTTCTTTGGTAAATGATCTG ATTGGTGTGGTTTCAGATGAGAAGCTACTGGAACTTTTGGAGCTAGCAATGTCATCAGATACTGCAGAAACTGTAAAAAGAGCCCGGGAATTGTTGGATTCAGGTGTTGATCCAATAGTTTTGATGTCTCAATTGGCCACTCTCATCATGGATATAATTGCAGGAACTCATCCAATAGTTGATGCCAGGCAAACTGATACCTCTGGCGGGAAAAGTT GTGGTTTTGTTGCTCATATTGCTTTTCGTGATAGCAAGGTTAAAATCAGAGCCGAAAGGTTTCTTAGCAGCATCACAAATTCATTTGAAAATATTTTACGGAGCAATGTAGAGGTTAGACTTGTTCTGCTACCGGACGGGGAGACGTCTGATGACAGTGGAAAGCCAATTACGTTGACGGATCCTGTAGGTATGAAACAGATGGGCCCACCAAACTTGGTGAAGAAGGAAACAACAGTTTGCTCAAGTCAGGAACCTCTACAGGTATCTAGAGGAAGCTTTAATGATTCTGAAAGCAAGATGGCTGAAACTTTTGAGTCAGCAAGTGGAAATGCTGAAACGAGTAGTTCTAAAGATAGGATCTCAGAAATTCCAGTGCAGAGGATAGAATCCATCATACGTGAGCAGAGGTTAGAAACAGCATGGTTACAAGCAATGGAGAAAGGAACTCCTGGATCAATGAGTCGCCTAAAACCTGAGAGGAACCAAGTCCTGCCACAAGATGGTGCTTATCATAACAATCAACTAGAATCAATTAATTCGAGGGACCTGCCTTCCCAGCATTGGCATGATGATCTAAATGAGGAAATAAGAAGTCTGAAGATGATTGATGGAAAGGCCATTCAGAAGGATCAGACCAGTAAAAAGGGCGACAATTATCCCATTTCACCAAGTTTGTTGCATAATGGCATCTATGCCGCCAATTTCAGCAAGGAGAGCAT GGGATATGAATCAGGATCTGGTGCTGGAGGTTGTTTCTGTTGGAACAACACCAGACCCCATAGAAGGGGGAAG GTTAAACAAGGGACCCCTGTGCGTCCACCTAAAGGCGGACGGTTCTTATGGTTTGGGGAGTGTGCAAAATCAAGGAGAACAGAGAGTAGATTGAGAAGATAG
- the LOC104101882 gene encoding protein STICHEL isoform X1, with product MSSEMRSRGGGGGGNGGVVGNNGFDPSNLHLKKELTQIKKAARVLRDPGTSSSWRSPLNSARSVAAAEARKHHYFHHHKGGSTLTKHQSVDAKDTIFEQVERNGTNNGKEKEREKKVFLHNWRSQKSESERSRKLGDEEDIGNGNENENGSSSTPEESVEDSLSDARHGGGGNDSKSDTYVSDRYASMILKCKDTNFMPSIRRNMKKKSIRSNYSNAILRHQSEKLQQQIVPSNRISRRAPAGLGIGRDDSTSLVDQSDDTEDYYNSEEIRRISAASPLLAKLRNRNRAHWSSKLRNSGREDSSYTYSTPALSTSSYNRYAVRNPSTVGSWDATTVSLNDGDDEVDDQLDLPGRQGCGIPCWSRRSTPKYRGGGGSCYSPSFSDTLRRKGSSILCGSQTMYQRRRRGSSLGYTKRRHSSRNAAQGLIPLLTNGDGQGLSSIGTGHSDDELSTNFGELDLEALSRLDGKRWSTSCRSQDGLELVALNGEDGEEGSPENIRSLSQKYRPMFFEELIGQNIVVQSLVNAISRGRIAPVYLFQGPRGTGKTSTARIFAAALNCLATEETKPCGVCRECADFMSGKCKNLREVDGTNKKGIDNVKYLLKNLTASQQSSSLGFKVFVVDECHLLPSKTWLAFLKFLEEPPSRVVFIFVTTDLDNVPRAVLSRCQKYLFNKIRDGDIVLRLKKISSDEDLDVESEALDLIALNADGSLRDAETMLDQLSLLGKRITTSLVNDLIGVVSDEKLLELLELAMSSDTAETVKRARELLDSGVDPIVLMSQLATLIMDIIAGTHPIVDARQTDTSGGKSLTETELDRLKHALKLLSEAEKQLRVSSERSTWFTATLLQLGSSTSLEQTHSGSSQRLSSKTTEEDPSSTSREAISLRQRTDTHHASRKSGSPSSFAKSNRRNSASKELGLSSMIGEALGGPHNDVKDSKTSSRCPNTNILDDIWISCIDKCHSNTLKQLLHTCGTLLSISEVEGGFVAHIAFRDSKVKIRAERFLSSITNSFENILRSNVEVRLVLLPDGETSDDSGKPITLTDPVGMKQMGPPNLVKKETTVCSSQEPLQVSRGSFNDSESKMAETFESASGNAETSSSKDRISEIPVQRIESIIREQRLETAWLQAMEKGTPGSMSRLKPERNQVLPQDGAYHNNQLESINSRDLPSQHWHDDLNEEIRSLKMIDGKAIQKDQTSKKGDNYPISPSLLHNGIYAANFSKESMGYESGSGAGGCFCWNNTRPHRRGKVKQGTPVRPPKGGRFLWFGECAKSRRTESRLRR from the exons ATGTCATCGGAAATGCGCAGCCGTGGTGGCGGTGGCGGTGGCAATGGTGGGGTTGTTGGTAATAATGGGTTTGATCCAAGTAATCTTCATTTGAAGAAAGAATTGACCCAAATCAAGAAAGCTGCTAGAGTGTTGAGAGATCCAGGAACCAGCTCTTCTTGGCGTTCACCACTTAACTCTGCTAGATCTGTAGCTGCTGCTGAAGCGAGAAAGCACCATTATTTTCATCATCACAAGGGTGGTAGTACTCTTACTAAGCATCAATCGGTTGATGCTAAAGATACTATCTTTGAGCAAGTTGAGAGAAATGGCACTAACAATGggaaagagaaagagagagagaaaaaagtgTTTCTACATAATTGGAGGTCTCAAAAGTCTGAGAGTGAAAGGAGTAGAAAACTAGGTGATGAGGAAGATATTGGAAATGGCAATGAGAATGAGAATGGGTCTTCTTCAACTCCAGAGGAGAGTGTGGAAGATAGTTTGAGCGATGCGCGCCATGGCGGCGGTGGCAATGATTCCAAGAGTGATACTTATGTAAGTGATAGGTATGCTTCAATGATTTTAAAGTGTAAAGATACTAACTTTATGCCATCTATTAGACGGAACATGAAGAAAAAATCAATTAGAAGTAATTATTCTAATGCCATTCTAAGACATCAAAGTGAAAAGTTGCAGCAGCAAATTGTTCCTAGTAATAGGATTTCTAGAAGAGCACCCGCGGGTTTAGGTATAGGGAGGGACGATTCCACGAGTCTGGTTGATCAATCTGATGATACTGAGGATTATTATAATTCCGAGGAGATAAGGAGGATCTCTGCAGCTTCACCATTGCTTGCTAAGCTTAGGAATAGGAATCGTGCTCATTGGTCGTCTAAGTTGAGAAATAGTGGGAGAGAGGATTCATCTTATACATATAGCACCCCTGCCTTGTCTACAAGTTCGTACAATAGATATGCTGTTAGAAATCCAAGTACCGTTGGGTCATGGGATGCCACAACAGTGTCCCTCAATGATGGGGATGATGAGGTGGACGATCAGCTTGATTTGCCTGGTCGACAGGGGTGTGGGATTCCTTGTTGGTCCAGGAGGTCAACACCAAAATATAGGGGTGGGGGTGGGAGTTGTTATTCACCGTCCTTTTCTGATACTTTGAGGAGGAAAGGAAGCAGCATTCTATGTGGAAGTCAAACTATGTATCAAAGGAGACGCCGCGGATCTTCTTTAGGGTACACCAAGAGGAGACACAGTTCGAGGAATGCTGCTCAAGGCCTAATTCCATTGCTAACCAATGGTGATGGACAGGGATTGTCCTCAATAGGAACTGGACACAGTGATGATGAGCTCTCCACAAACTTTGGGGAACTTGATCTGGAGGCATTAAGTAGGTTGGACGGGAAGAGATGGTCTACAAGCTGCAGAAGTCAAGATGGACTAGAACTGGTGGCACTGAATGGAGAAGATGGAGAAGAGGGCTCCCCGGAAAATATCAGAAGCCTGAGCCAGAAGTACAGGCCAATGTTTTTCGAGGAATTAATTGGGCAGAATATTGTTGTTCAGTCCCTAGTGAATGCAATCTCCAGGGGACGAATTGCCCCTGTTTATCTTTTCCAAGGCCCACGAGGAACTGGTAAGACATCAACAGCAAGAATTTTTGCTGCTGCTTTAAATTGCCTTGCCACAGAAGAAACTAAACCCTGTGGAGTCTGCAGAGAATGCGCAGATTTCATGTCTGGGAAATGTAAGAATCTTAGAGAAGTTGACGGGACGAACAAAAAAGGAATTGATAATGTTAAGTATCTTCTAAAGAATCTGACAGCAAGTCAGCAATCATCTTCTTTAGGATTCAAGGTTTTTGTTGTTGATGAATGTCACTTGCTGCCTTCAAAGACATGGCTAGCATTTCTGAAGTTCCTTGAAGAACCACCATCACGGGTTGTCTTCATTTTTGTGACTACTGATCTTGACAATGTGCCGCGTGCTGTATTGTCTCGGTGCCAGAAGTACCTCTTCAATAAAATCAGGGATGGTGATATTGTACTCAGATTGAAGAAGATTTCTTCGGATGAGGATTTGGATGTGGAGTCAGAAGCATTAGATTTGATTGCTTTGAATGCAGATGGATCACTTCGAGATGCAGAAACCATGTTAGACCAGTTGAGTTTGTTGGGGAAACGAATCACTACTTCTTTGGTAAATGATCTG ATTGGTGTGGTTTCAGATGAGAAGCTACTGGAACTTTTGGAGCTAGCAATGTCATCAGATACTGCAGAAACTGTAAAAAGAGCCCGGGAATTGTTGGATTCAGGTGTTGATCCAATAGTTTTGATGTCTCAATTGGCCACTCTCATCATGGATATAATTGCAGGAACTCATCCAATAGTTGATGCCAGGCAAACTGATACCTCTGGCGGGAAAAGTT TGACCGAGACAGAACTGGATAGATTGAAGCATGCACTAAAGCTTCTTTCTGAGGCAGAGAAACAACTTAGGGTTTCAAGTGAACGTTCAACTTGGTTTACAGCAACCCTTCTGCAGTTGGGTTCTTCTACTTCACTAGAACAAACTCACTCAGGAAGCAGTCAAAGGCTGAGTTCTAAGACAACCGAGGAAGACCCTTCTAGTACATCTAGAGAAGCTATATCCCTGAGGCAGAGAACTGATACTCACCATGCTTCGCGTAAATCAGGTTCTCCCTCGTCTTTTGCAAAATCCAACCGTCGAAATTCAGCAAGTAAAGAATTGGGACTCTCATCGATGATTGGTGAGGCATTGGGTGGTCCACATAATGACGTTAAGGACAGTAAGACATCATCTAGGTGCCCCAACACAAACATATTGGATGATATCTGGATCAGTTGCATTGATAAATGCCACTCTAACACCTTGAAGCAACTGCTTCATACTTGTGGAACACTACTGTCAATCTCTGAAGTTGAAG GTGGTTTTGTTGCTCATATTGCTTTTCGTGATAGCAAGGTTAAAATCAGAGCCGAAAGGTTTCTTAGCAGCATCACAAATTCATTTGAAAATATTTTACGGAGCAATGTAGAGGTTAGACTTGTTCTGCTACCGGACGGGGAGACGTCTGATGACAGTGGAAAGCCAATTACGTTGACGGATCCTGTAGGTATGAAACAGATGGGCCCACCAAACTTGGTGAAGAAGGAAACAACAGTTTGCTCAAGTCAGGAACCTCTACAGGTATCTAGAGGAAGCTTTAATGATTCTGAAAGCAAGATGGCTGAAACTTTTGAGTCAGCAAGTGGAAATGCTGAAACGAGTAGTTCTAAAGATAGGATCTCAGAAATTCCAGTGCAGAGGATAGAATCCATCATACGTGAGCAGAGGTTAGAAACAGCATGGTTACAAGCAATGGAGAAAGGAACTCCTGGATCAATGAGTCGCCTAAAACCTGAGAGGAACCAAGTCCTGCCACAAGATGGTGCTTATCATAACAATCAACTAGAATCAATTAATTCGAGGGACCTGCCTTCCCAGCATTGGCATGATGATCTAAATGAGGAAATAAGAAGTCTGAAGATGATTGATGGAAAGGCCATTCAGAAGGATCAGACCAGTAAAAAGGGCGACAATTATCCCATTTCACCAAGTTTGTTGCATAATGGCATCTATGCCGCCAATTTCAGCAAGGAGAGCAT GGGATATGAATCAGGATCTGGTGCTGGAGGTTGTTTCTGTTGGAACAACACCAGACCCCATAGAAGGGGGAAG GTTAAACAAGGGACCCCTGTGCGTCCACCTAAAGGCGGACGGTTCTTATGGTTTGGGGAGTGTGCAAAATCAAGGAGAACAGAGAGTAGATTGAGAAGATAG